One Fundulus heteroclitus isolate FHET01 chromosome 1, MU-UCD_Fhet_4.1, whole genome shotgun sequence genomic window carries:
- the LOC105935262 gene encoding ras-related protein Rap-1A isoform X2, whose product MREYKLVVLGSGGVGKSALTVQFVQGIFVEKYDPTIEDSYRKQVEVDAQQCMLEILDTAGTEQFTAMRDLYMKNGQGFALVYSITAQSTFNDLQDLREQILRVKDTEDVPMILVGNKCDLEDERVVGKEQGQNLARQWNNCAFLETSAKSKINVNEIFYDLVRQINRKTPMEKRKPKKKSSCTLL is encoded by the exons ATGCGTGAGTACAAGCTAGTTGTGCTTGGATCAGGAGGTGTAGGAAAATCCGCGCTG ACAGTCCAATTTGTGCAAGGCATTTTTGTGGAGAAGTATGACCCCACTATAGAAGATTCGTACAGAAAg CAAGTTGAGGTGGACGCGCAGCAATGCATGCTGGAAATCCTGGACACTGCTGGAACA GAACAGTTCACAGCTATGAGGGACCTGTACATGAAGAACGGGCAAGGCTTTGCTTTGGTGtactccatcacagcacagtCAACGTTTAACGACCTACAGGACCTGCGGGAACAAATCCTGCGAGTAAAAGACACCGAGGAT GTTCCGATGATCCTGGTGGGGAACAAGTGTGACCTGGAGGATGAGCGCGTGGTCGGCAAGGAGCAGGGGCAGAACCTGGCGCGTCAGTGGAACAACTGTGCCTTTCTAGAGACTTCAGCTAAGTCAAAGATCAACGTTaacgag ATTTTCTATGATCTGGTGCGGCAGATCAACAGGAAAACGCCGATGGAAAAGAGGAAGCCAAAAAAGAAGTCAAGTTGCACACTGCTCTAA
- the LOC105935262 gene encoding ras-related protein Rap-1A isoform X1, with product MREYKLVVLGSGGVGKSALTVQFVQGIFVEKYDPTIEDSYRKQVEVDAQQCMLEILDTAGTEQFTAMRDLYMKNGQGFALVYSITAQSTFNDLQDLREQILRVKDTEDEKTLQTRRKQEEYGHTSPDCFNVPMILVGNKCDLEDERVVGKEQGQNLARQWNNCAFLETSAKSKINVNEIFYDLVRQINRKTPMEKRKPKKKSSCTLL from the exons ATGCGTGAGTACAAGCTAGTTGTGCTTGGATCAGGAGGTGTAGGAAAATCCGCGCTG ACAGTCCAATTTGTGCAAGGCATTTTTGTGGAGAAGTATGACCCCACTATAGAAGATTCGTACAGAAAg CAAGTTGAGGTGGACGCGCAGCAATGCATGCTGGAAATCCTGGACACTGCTGGAACA GAACAGTTCACAGCTATGAGGGACCTGTACATGAAGAACGGGCAAGGCTTTGCTTTGGTGtactccatcacagcacagtCAACGTTTAACGACCTACAGGACCTGCGGGAACAAATCCTGCGAGTAAAAGACACCGAGGAT GAAAAAACACTCCAGACcagaagaaaacaagaagaATATGGGCACACCTCTCCAGATTGCTTTAAT GTTCCGATGATCCTGGTGGGGAACAAGTGTGACCTGGAGGATGAGCGCGTGGTCGGCAAGGAGCAGGGGCAGAACCTGGCGCGTCAGTGGAACAACTGTGCCTTTCTAGAGACTTCAGCTAAGTCAAAGATCAACGTTaacgag ATTTTCTATGATCTGGTGCGGCAGATCAACAGGAAAACGCCGATGGAAAAGAGGAAGCCAAAAAAGAAGTCAAGTTGCACACTGCTCTAA